AACATAGGTTCGGTGGCCACACCAGTAGGAAACCCTCAGAACGCCTACATAGCTACCGTTTCGGGAATATCTTTCGTGGAGTTTTCCATGGCGCTCATGCCTACGGCGATGCTTAGCCTTGTAGTGGCAATGGTCATCATATGGTTGATCTTCAGAAAGGATCTATGCGATGAGAATGGACACTGCTTGAGAATCGATGCGGAGGGTGTCAGAACCATAGTCAATTTCGAGGGCATGGATCGGAGCGTTTGGATTGTCCTCGTGATAATGTTCTCGGTTTTCCTTGGCTTCATCGCCTCAGACTTTCTCCGGATTCCACTGGCCGTTGTTGCATTCATAGGGGGGTCCGTTGCCCTTTTCATTCTGCCGTTATTCAACCGAAAGACCAATGCCCGTAGCATTTTGGCCGGTGTAGACTGGACACTTTTACTCTTCTTTGTGGGTCTGTTCATTGTGCTTGAAGGGGTTTCTGTGTCAGGATTGTTGGAAGAGATGATGACGGTCTTCCAATCTGCTGTCGACGGGGGATTGACCCAGGTTCCAGGTCTGACCTTGTTCACCGCCCTCCTTTCCAATTTAATCAGCAATGTTCCCGCGGTTATTCTTCTATCGCCTTTCGTGAGCACTTTGGGCGATAACTCATTGTGGATAGCGCTGGCAGCATCGAGTACGCTAGCGGGAAACGCAACCATACTAGGAGCCGCGGCTAATGTAATAGTGGCTGAGAGCGGCGAAAGATTGGGAGCAGACCTCCCCTTCTGGAAGTTCGTGAAAGCGGGCCTACCCATCACTATTGCCACGCTTTTTATCTCAGTTCTCATATTGGAAATAATGTAACGATTCAGAATGTAACAAATGAGCGTATCGAGTGGATTTTATGCCATAAGCAGTTATTTTTAAATGCTGGTAGGTTTTTTGGGTCGAGGATGGTGCGATGAATAAAAAGATCTTCGTCGTGGTGCTGATCGTCGGCATTCTATTGGTGTTCGGATTGTTGACAATCCTTTCCTACAATGGCATGGTTTCCAAGGACCAGGCGGTCTCCCAAAAGGCGTCGGAGATAAAGAACCGTTATGTAACCAAAATAAGCATCATCACTCAGCTGCAACAACAAACAAACCTGTCCTTGGCCTATGAATCCAGCCTTTTGACGAACATCACCCAGCTAAGGACGCGGTGGATGGAGGCATTTCAATCCGGGGCAAGCGATGAGCAACTGATCAACATCTCAGAGCAGCTTGACCAGAAGTTCTATACTATACTGGTAAGTTGGGAGAATTACCCTGTTTTAACAGGCACAGATGTAATACGGTCCTTGATGGGAGAGATTACTTTCCAAGAGGAGAGGTTGTCATACGCAAGGGCACAGTATAATGGAGCGGTCAGGGATTATAATGCCTACATCAAATCCTTCCCCAATAATCTTCTAGCGGGAACATTTGGATTCAAAGAGAAACCCTATTGGGGAAGCAATTTCCCTGAGGACGTTACTGGTTTGTGATGAATGATGGACCGAGAGAAGCGCGTTGCATTGGCAGCAGCGTTAATCATCGTGCTTATCGTGGCTGCCATGGGCGTGTTCTTGATATTGAGTTCCGGCTCTGAAGAGAAGATGCCGGATTGGGTCCCTACCATAACCCCTTATGTGGATGATAGAGTCGGCATTTTGAATTACGACGACTATCGGGATCTGAATGATTTCTGTTATGAAGTGGAATTGAATAACTCATGCGAAATAGCAGTTTTGCTCGTGAACAGCACCGCTCCAGCGGGGATAAGTGATTATGCCTTAAAGACCTTTGAAAAGAATGGCATAGGGCAGAAGGGCAAGGACAACGGTGTGCTTTTCGTCTTCTCCTTAGAAGATAGGGCATGGACAGTGGTTGTAGGTGAAGGCGTTTCGGACATTTTGGGAGGAGCTAAGCTCACGGAGCTAAGCCTGACCTACCTCGAACCCTATCTGAATGAAGGCAATTATTCGCAAGGAATCAAACTATACATTTTTGCCATTGGCCTTGAGCTATTGGACAAATACGATGGGGAGGGACACGACGACCGTTCCTATCCAGTTCCGTTCATCCCCTTGGATTGGACAGGCTGGTTGGTGGTGATAATCGTAATTATCGGCCTTAGCATAATCACTAAAGGAAAATTCCTGTACCTCATTTTCTACATCATCTCCTCCATATTAGGAGGGAAAGGGGGAGGAAAGTGGGGAGGAGGAAAGACAGGAGGAGGGCGGATTGGGGGGAGATTCTAGGGCAAAATTATCATGTATTTCATTTTTTTGTACAACCAGATAAATTTTTCCTAAATCGGGGAATAAGACCAAATAGCGGTACATCCATGAATACGGTTGATGGTGACGGAAATAGAGGTAGGAATAGCTCTAGTTTTAGCGGGCGTGGTTCTATTGGTGATAGAGGCTTTTTCGCCAGGAGCCTTTCTCTTAGTGCCTGCGACGATATTGATAATAATAGGTCTGATGGGCTTGCTCATACCCGGTCTGCTTTTCTCGGTATGGTCGCCTATCATAGCCGTGGTTCTGTTCGCACCTATGACATATGTTACCATCAAATTGTATCAGAGGATAGCCCCTCCCTCACCTCCTGAAACCACAGTGGCTGCTTCGTTGATAGGACGGAAGGGCACGGTTATCAAAACAATAGAACCTCAGACTTTGTCCGGCAAAGTGAAGATCGCCCATGATATCTGGAGCGCTACTTCCAACACTCGTATCGAGGAGGGTAAGAAAGTGATTGTCAAAGGGAGTGAGGGGGTTCATGTAATAGTGGAGGAGGTCAACGAGTGACCGACCTCACTTTGATATCAAGGAGGATTAGAGAATGGTAGATGTGTTAGTAATAGGCCTAGTGATGATTGCCATAATCGTGGTCCTGCTCATACTTTCGAGTGGTATCAGGATCATCCGGCCCTATGAGCAAGGCGTCTATATGAGGCTAGGCAGGTTCGTGAGAATTTTGAATTCAGGATTCAATTACGTGACCCCGCTGATAAGTGAAGTAGTCAAGCTGGATCTACGAACTCAGGTCCTAGACGTTCCACGCCAGGAAGTGATAACCAAGGACAACTCGCCTACCAATGTCGACGCCATCATTTATACGAAAGTGATTGATCCTAAGAAAGCGTTCTTTGAGGTTCAGAATTATCGCGCGGCTACGGTTTATCTGGCCCAGACAACTCTACGTTCTATAATCGGAGATATGGAATTGGATGAGATTCTCTCTAACCGCGAGCGCATCAACGTCCACTTGAGGGACGTACTAGATGAGGCCACGGATAAATGGGGGGTCAAGGTAGAGGCGGTAGAGATAAGGGAAGTGGATCCTGCTCCAAAGGTAAAGATGGCCATGGAGGAGCAAACCTCATCGGAGAGACTAAGAAGGGCGGCGATCCTGAAAGCAGATGGAGAGAAGAAGGCCGCCATCCTTACTGCTGAGGGTGAGAAGAGGGCGAGAATCCTGCAAGCAGAAGGGCTACGCCAATCTAAGATCCTTGAAGCCGAAGGGGAAAGGATGGCAATTATACTCCAGGCTCAAGGAGATGCGCAGAAACTGCGCATCCTTTCCGTGGGAGCCAGCACTTTGGATTCCAAGGCTCTTACCGTTCTCTCACTTGACGCTTTCAAGGCCTTAGGCAACAGCGCTGCCACCAAATATGTGCTACCCTTTGAGCTCACTAAACTCGTGGAAGGAGTCTCCGAGTATCTGGGAAGTGGTAGGACCGTTCCCGAGAGAGAGATATCCAAGGTGGATGAGGTAGAGAAGGTAGTAGGAAAGGCAGATGACATATTGGGCCCCATTCCGAAGCCTGAGGAGCTGCGCCGCGACCTCCGGTCTCTAGAAGAAGTGATGGAGAAGGAGACCAAAGAAATGGAGAAGATCGCGGACGTAAGCCGAAAGGAAAGACCTTCCAATCCACCTTCCACTAATTAAGCATAGAAAGGCCAAACCCTTTCCATTCCTTTATATCCATGAGCATCTACCATTATTTCGCATGAGTAACGGCGATCTTAACTAATGTCTTATAGGGAATAAGCTGTGAGGGCTTTCAAGATGATGATGGGGCATTTTAGAGGTTTGATGGTATGGCCGCTATAATCAGGACAGAGAATGTTTGCAAGACCTATGTTACAGGCGATATCAAGGTAGAGGCCCTGAAAAACGTCAATCTCGAGGTGCAGAGCGGAGAGATGGTAGCGATTATGGGTCCCTCGGGATGCGGCAAAACCACACTTTTGAATTGTCTTTCAGGAATAGATGATGTGACATCAGGCAGGGTGTTCGTCGAGGGGAGAGATATTACCGCGATGGATGATGATGAGAAAACCAATTTTCGCGCCAAAAGAATGGGGTTCGTATTTCAATTATTCAATTTGCTTCCCGTGCTCACCGCTGAGGAGAACGTGGAGCTCCCGTTGCTTCTTTCCGATGAATCCTCCAAAGCGGCAAGGGCTCGGGCACAAGAACTACTCAAGGCCGTCGGTCTAAGAGACCGCATGCGTATGAGACCAGCTGCCCTTTCAGCAGGAGAGAGACAAAGGGTCACCATAGCTCGAGCGCTGGTGAACGATCCTGCTCTCATTTGGGCCGATGAGCCTACCGGCAATCTGGATAAGAAGACTGCTGAAGAGGTGGTTGGCTTAATGCGCAAGCTCAATAGGGAAAGAGGTGAGACTTTCATAATCGTCACACATGACCCCGAGGTAGGGGAGGTGTGCGATCGCATCATCAATATGAGAGATGGGGAGATTATTAGTGACAGCGGCAGGGCGAAAGTGAACGCGCTAGATGGTCGCAGAATGGGGTGAGCGGTTGTCCCGTTCTTTCTTCTTCGCCACTCTGCCTGGCATCTCAGTAATCTTGATCTCTTTCCTTTTTCTACAAACCTTTGTGGCATTATTGCTCACCATAGTCATCATTACCGCCATGATAATGCTGGACGCCATGCGCCACCGCCTTCTCATAACCATGGCGATTCGCTATGTGGTGAGGAGGAGATGGACCACGGCTCTGGTGGTGGGTGGACTTATGGTTGGAACGGCGATAATCTCCACCTCATTGGTTGTGGGCGACACCTTGGACAACATGATCGTCAAGCAGACCACCGAATCTCTCGGCGAGGTTGATTTTGGCATCGGCGCTCCATTCGACGGTTACACGTATTTCGACGCGTCATTCCTAGGAAACGTAAGGGATCAAATCGCTGCGATAAATCAGGTAGAAAGCTCACATATGCTCATAAGAGATGATGTGGCCGTGCTCAATAATGAGTCTGGCTTGTTCAATCCCTCCTTCGCTCTTATGGCCCTCAATGATACTGTGGTGAAAGAGTTCGGCTCTTTTCTCAAACAAGATGGGTCGATTTTGGACCAAGCTCCGAAAGCTGGAGCTGTCTATCTAAATTCTCGCGCCGCCCAGGATATAGATGCAAGAGTTGGGGATACTCTAATCATCTACATCAGTGAGACGCAAAGGATAGTGGCTGTAGTGTCTGAGGTGGTGGAGGAAAGAGCCCTAGGAGCCTTCGGTTCTGCGAATACCGTCTATATGGACATCGAGTCGGCGCAATCTCTACTAGATCGACCCGGCCAATTCAATTTCATTTTCGTATCATTGCAAGGCCGAGGGGATGAAGGTCTGGTCTATGCATCCGATGTCAGAGTGCATATCGAAACTATACTTCAACCCTGGCAACAATCAAATGGACTCAGGATCGTCGAGGATAAAGCAAATGCCATAGAGGACGCCAAGAGAGCCGCAGAGATGTTCAGCAGCCTGTTCTTCGTGTTCGGGTCTTTCTCCATAATCGCGGGGGTAGCATTGGTGGTGAACATCTTTACCATGC
This portion of the Methanomassiliicoccales archaeon genome encodes:
- a CDS encoding TPM domain-containing protein: MMDREKRVALAAALIIVLIVAAMGVFLILSSGSEEKMPDWVPTITPYVDDRVGILNYDDYRDLNDFCYEVELNNSCEIAVLLVNSTAPAGISDYALKTFEKNGIGQKGKDNGVLFVFSLEDRAWTVVVGEGVSDILGGAKLTELSLTYLEPYLNEGNYSQGIKLYIFAIGLELLDKYDGEGHDDRSYPVPFIPLDWTGWLVVIIVIIGLSIITKGKFLYLIFYIISSILGGKGGGKWGGGKTGGGRIGGRF
- a CDS encoding ABC transporter ATP-binding protein, yielding MAAIIRTENVCKTYVTGDIKVEALKNVNLEVQSGEMVAIMGPSGCGKTTLLNCLSGIDDVTSGRVFVEGRDITAMDDDEKTNFRAKRMGFVFQLFNLLPVLTAEENVELPLLLSDESSKAARARAQELLKAVGLRDRMRMRPAALSAGERQRVTIARALVNDPALIWADEPTGNLDKKTAEEVVGLMRKLNRERGETFIIVTHDPEVGEVCDRIINMRDGEIISDSGRAKVNALDGRRMG
- a CDS encoding ArsB/NhaD family transporter, with protein sequence NIGSVATPVGNPQNAYIATVSGISFVEFSMALMPTAMLSLVVAMVIIWLIFRKDLCDENGHCLRIDAEGVRTIVNFEGMDRSVWIVLVIMFSVFLGFIASDFLRIPLAVVAFIGGSVALFILPLFNRKTNARSILAGVDWTLLLFFVGLFIVLEGVSVSGLLEEMMTVFQSAVDGGLTQVPGLTLFTALLSNLISNVPAVILLSPFVSTLGDNSLWIALAASSTLAGNATILGAAANVIVAESGERLGADLPFWKFVKAGLPITIATLFISVLILEIM
- a CDS encoding NfeD family protein; this encodes MVTEIEVGIALVLAGVVLLVIEAFSPGAFLLVPATILIIIGLMGLLIPGLLFSVWSPIIAVVLFAPMTYVTIKLYQRIAPPSPPETTVAASLIGRKGTVIKTIEPQTLSGKVKIAHDIWSATSNTRIEEGKKVIVKGSEGVHVIVEEVNE
- a CDS encoding SPFH domain-containing protein; the protein is MVDVLVIGLVMIAIIVVLLILSSGIRIIRPYEQGVYMRLGRFVRILNSGFNYVTPLISEVVKLDLRTQVLDVPRQEVITKDNSPTNVDAIIYTKVIDPKKAFFEVQNYRAATVYLAQTTLRSIIGDMELDEILSNRERINVHLRDVLDEATDKWGVKVEAVEIREVDPAPKVKMAMEEQTSSERLRRAAILKADGEKKAAILTAEGEKRARILQAEGLRQSKILEAEGERMAIILQAQGDAQKLRILSVGASTLDSKALTVLSLDAFKALGNSAATKYVLPFELTKLVEGVSEYLGSGRTVPEREISKVDEVEKVVGKADDILGPIPKPEELRRDLRSLEEVMEKETKEMEKIADVSRKERPSNPPSTN
- a CDS encoding LemA family protein — translated: MNKKIFVVVLIVGILLVFGLLTILSYNGMVSKDQAVSQKASEIKNRYVTKISIITQLQQQTNLSLAYESSLLTNITQLRTRWMEAFQSGASDEQLINISEQLDQKFYTILVSWENYPVLTGTDVIRSLMGEITFQEERLSYARAQYNGAVRDYNAYIKSFPNNLLAGTFGFKEKPYWGSNFPEDVTGL